A stretch of the Armatimonadota bacterium genome encodes the following:
- a CDS encoding DUF370 domain-containing protein translates to MYLHLGGDLVVPFREIVGILDLRCIQASEANQAFLRRTAEAGRLFGTDLSRARALVVTVRGVYASSVSPKTLARRAQTGW, encoded by the coding sequence ATGTACCTGCACCTGGGTGGTGACCTCGTGGTGCCCTTCCGGGAGATCGTGGGCATTCTGGATCTTCGGTGCATCCAGGCCTCGGAAGCCAACCAGGCCTTCCTACGGCGGACCGCGGAGGCAGGCCGGCTCTTCGGGACCGACCTCAGCCGCGCCCGGGCCCTGGTGGTGACCGTAAGAGGGGTGTACGCCAGTTCCGTCTCCCCGAAGACCTTGGCCCGGAGGGCCCAGACGGGCTGGTGA